Genomic DNA from Triticum dicoccoides isolate Atlit2015 ecotype Zavitan chromosome 4B, WEW_v2.0, whole genome shotgun sequence:
aagaggaggaagaagaagaagaagaggaggaagaagaaggagaagaactagtttatttttagtaaatgctttgttgaactagttgaataaatatatatatagaactagtttatttttagtaaatgcttagttgaactagttgaattaatatatagaactagtttatttttagtatatgcttagtttgaactagttgaattaatataactagtttatttttagtaaatgtttagttgaactagttgaattaatatatatatatagaactagtttttttagtaaatgctttaaactaattgaattaatttaactagtttatttttagtaaatgtttagttgaattaatagaagtagttgaattaattgaattagcaaGTGATTAatatttcgcctaatatgaacataggaaatgtcgtctgacgatggaaaaaatttcattatgtgcgaatactgtgaagaccagcgcggccagtgcgacaaaaatttccttgttgatggtaggctattcagcatcaagctggatgagattttcgaattcgatacagtaattcacaacgacaagtctgttttcgtaattaagcatgacttatatatgcttcatttgcctgacttataatttttaattttcactattctactagcgcatcccgtgccatgcaagaatttctgtcttggataagataggtttcaaagatatggaaactatggaggtaaagagagcttacctgaaaactgagcatgatggttatactttcaacgtcaaagtatacaattcacacacgtacacctttttgaatgcaaaacttggcaagcactatgcaaggcttatgcatttgagcctggtatggttatcacctttgatattcgtccggaagatgatattgaaggtaatagagacatatgggtcgatgtgcagacgcctccagttctaccattatgtgagttcttctcaactatatttttgtctttgatattgcttattcaaaaataactgacaactaatttctattgacaacttatctccattcaaccaaacatgtccggcgcttggtagacaggacctactactgtcccgaagctgaactaaactgcgaggagataagtcattatgtttcatggcttgaggatcttcatactgtcaagacaaattttcttcttgcacttagaaatgttagtactcaaaacatgcgaccaatagtgatggaattgaactatggtcacatctacttatgaatgatggtaagatatttattatttgtcctcagtgcatattttgcatacataatttttctgctaaactttcattgctaagtatattaattaagtactatacaatgttcttcaacagggactcccgatgacagttgtgcctcaggggatcgagactaaaggtcagatgtcaattgttagcttacggccaagatatcctgcattgcacatgaatgcattcaggatttctagaagcgatgaatgcttaatagtgaaagattggaggaaaattgttaatgatcgcagagaagtactagggggcagcaatgagaagcgcatcccacgattaggagacaggttcatcggcatgctccagtataatcaatcaggagagttatacatgttctatgctattttaccagagagagaaagtagctagcaggagtgatttagctagtccttcatgctgctcttaattagtacttgtccttttatGTCCGTGTTCtttgttctgaacttaagtgatttgcttttgtggtgttatatatgaacgcttataatatcatgacaatcatgttgaactcgatcgataatatttttgcttctggtacaagagtgaatgtttcttctttaagctagtagtgctggtggtgattagatagctatagttaattattatatcatttaatgaaagaaaccgcagattagtttcagctggatggatcctacctaagtgatcaagtatatgccatatccgtatatattatagttgatcaagtataatatggatatggcatatactctagctagctaaCTATATATAGAGATATCCAATAATGCATCCAGTCaaaactaatccgcggtactttcaccttatgatttaacaactcattataatgtaaaacaatcactaaattaaattgaaaacacaaaattaaagaaaaaaaacacccaaacatttagtaccggttggtgttaccaaccggtactaatgccctccacgcaaacgggcctggctcgtgccacgtggtagcactttagcgccggttcgtgacgaaccggtactaaagggaggggacctttagtccccactctttagtgccggttggcgaaccggcactaaagcccgttacgaaccggcactaaaggccggttctgcactagtgtgactAGGCTTAGACGTGGCAATTTGAGGCTACAAACCAAACATGCCCTTGATGTATTTGAGACTGACGCGGTTGATATTGATGTATTTGATTGCGTCGAGTCTAATGGGGCCGTATATACATTGCAAAACTTTTTTTAAGGCATATACATTGCAAAACTTGGGACGTTGTCCCGGACTTTATTCTGCATTCTTATGTAAATGATCTTGCTCTTATTTGATGAATAAAGTTTTAATGCTAAAAAAAAAAGAAGCCTAAAAATTGTCTGTAGAATGACGATGGCCGTATATACATTTCCGAAAGCTAAGCACTAAACTGATTTATCCCATGGAATGATGATGGAATCCTACGCCACAAAGCAACCAGCACACGCAAAAGCTCTTTCTCCTTGCCTTTTCTTCTTGAAGTCAAAGGTACTAGACTCGTACACAATCTCCATTCAATAATACATGACGTCCCTATATATCTCTGTCTACAAGCTAACAAAAGATTACTTAAATTCATTTAGGTGCAACTAAGTCGCGCCATTGGTTTTTCCATGAAAAATAGATTTGGCATATCATTTGACCTATAAATATTTGGAGCAAGACGCGCAAAATAAAAATGTCTCGTGCATTCTTAAACAAAAGTGCTTGCTAGAAAAAGTAGCTACGACGTCAGTGCAATGGGAGCCAGCTAGAATCCCACGGTGGCGACGCGGCGGTGACTTGTGAGACGAGTTCTTCAGTGCAGTGCCTTTAGCTTAGCACGGCTCTTCCATCTTCGGCCGCCTACATATACTCTTCCAATTGTATCTCAGCCTGTGCCAAAGAATCCACACGGATCGATCGCACATGGCCGCGGCGGCGCCGCCCCGGCGCATCGGCAGGTCTACCGTCCAcatggacggcggcggcgccgACAGGCCGACGCCGGCGATTGATGGTGTAGGCGGCACGTCCTCTGGCGCCGGGGCTGGGCGGCGGCCGGGCACCGACCTCTTCTCGGGGCCGGTATGTGCCGCCGTGTTCGTCTCCTTTGCGCTCTGCATCGTCGCCTTCTGCGTCTACTCCTTCCTCGCTCGTCGCCGCGCCATCTTCGACGCCCGCCGCAGGTTCCTCGGCCGCGTGCGCGACAACTTCAACCGCCTCTCCGAATGGTCAACCGACGGGCCAGTGCCACGGTCTCCTCCAGCAGCGACACCTCCAGCATCAGTGACAACGGCCGACCGCGTTGACGAGCCACCACCTCCAGTAGCGACCACACCCCCCGGCTGTGACGTGCCACCGCCGCCTCCAGGAGCGAGAACGGCCACCTGCGATGACATGCCACCGCCTCGTGGACCAGCGCCGGCCCGCCCTGCACGGGGAGACACCTCCAACTCTCGCCTCGGTAACTGCCTGGTGTGCCTCGAGCCATTACATGGGCGTACCAACATTATGGCGGCGCATGAGTGCGCCCATGTGTTCCACGCGTCTTGCATTGAGCCATGGCTCCACAACAGGGGCTCCTGCCCCGTGTGCCAGTACACCGCCATCCCCACCTCCATCCCCATCCCTGaccccgcctccgcctccacctccacctccatcgGCGACTGTCCAGTGTGCCTCGAGCCCTTGCTCCTTGATTGTGGCGATGTCAGGGCGGCACATGCTTGCGGTCATGTGTTTCACTCATGTTGCATTGAGCCGTGGCTCAACCAACAAGGCTCATGCCCCGTGTGCCGGTGCACTGTCAACTCAACCTTCACGTCCACCTCCACCTCCATCCCTACCCCCACCACTACCTCTACCACCAACTCCACCCCTATCTCCGACACCATCGGCTACTGCCCGGTGTGCCTTGAGCCTTTGCGTGCTGGTAGTGGCGACATCAGGGCGGCACACGCATGCGGACATGTGTTCCACTCACGATGCATTGAGCGGTGGGTACGTCGACGGGGCTCATGCCCTGTGTGTCGGTGCACTGTCCGCTTCAACCCCAACTCCACCTACAACCTCACCTCCATGTCCACCTCCAACCCCACCACAAACACTAACCCCACCTACATCCCCACCTccatccccacccccacccccaccccaaactcTACCTCCAACTCCGGCCCCGTCGGCGAATGTCCGGTGTGCCTCGAGCCCTTAAGCGTTGGTGGTGGCGACATGAAGGCAGCTCATGTGTGCGGCCACGTGTTCCACTCCCGCTGCATCGAGCGTTGGCTACGCCACCGCAACTCCTGTCCCGTGTGTCGTTGCACTGTCACGTGCAGTCACAACCCGTGAAACTAAGTAGCATCTGCTACTACCAGTGGTGGTGCTTCCAACCCCCAAGAGACCGTGGTCCTAGTGATTGTGGAACAAACGGGAGAATAGGGGCACTAGAGCCGACGATGGTGATATGCAAAGATCCATGATCACTTGAGCTGAACTACTCAGTGGCTAAGACAACATGCAACAATGTTG
This window encodes:
- the LOC119294236 gene encoding transcriptional repressor NF-X1-like; translation: MAAAAPPRRIGRSTVHMDGGGADRPTPAIDGVGGTSSGAGAGRRPGTDLFSGPVCAAVFVSFALCIVAFCVYSFLARRRAIFDARRRFLGRVRDNFNRLSEWSTDGPVPRSPPAATPPASVTTADRVDEPPPPVATTPPGCDVPPPPPGARTATCDDMPPPRGPAPARPARGDTSNSRLGNCLVCLEPLHGRTNIMAAHECAHVFHASCIEPWLHNRGSCPVCQYTAIPTSIPIPDPASASTSTSIGDCPVCLEPLLLDCGDVRAAHACGHVFHSCCIEPWLNQQGSCPVCRCTVNSTFTSTSTSIPTPTTTSTTNSTPISDTIGYCPVCLEPLRAGSGDIRAAHACGHVFHSRCIERWVRRRGSCPVCRCTVRFNPNSTYNLTSMSTSNPTTNTNPTYIPTSIPTPTPTPNSTSNSGPVGECPVCLEPLSVGGGDMKAAHVCGHVFHSRCIERWLRHRNSCPVCRCTVTCSHNP